One Streptomyces sp. ML-6 genomic region harbors:
- the dapB gene encoding 4-hydroxy-tetrahydrodipicolinate reductase: MSKLRVAVLGAQGRIGSEAVRAVETADDMELVAALGRGDKLETLAETGAQVAVELTTPASVMGNLDFCIRHGIHAVVGTTGWTDERLAQLNTWLSGSPETGVLIAPNFSIGAVLTMKFAERAARYFESVEVVELHHPNKVDAPSGTATRTAQLIAEARRKAGLGDQPDATTTALDGARGADVDGVPVHAVRLRGLLAHQEVLLGGEGETLTIRHDSLHHSSFMPGILLGVRRVVTTPGLTFGLENFLDLN; this comes from the coding sequence ATGAGCAAGCTGCGCGTGGCCGTTCTCGGCGCCCAGGGCCGCATCGGGTCCGAGGCGGTACGAGCCGTCGAGACCGCCGACGACATGGAGCTGGTGGCCGCCCTCGGCCGCGGGGACAAGCTGGAGACCCTCGCGGAAACCGGCGCCCAGGTCGCCGTCGAGCTCACCACCCCCGCATCGGTGATGGGCAACCTCGACTTCTGTATCCGGCACGGCATCCACGCCGTCGTCGGCACCACCGGCTGGACCGACGAACGGCTCGCACAGCTGAACACCTGGCTCTCCGGCTCCCCGGAGACCGGTGTGCTCATCGCGCCGAACTTCTCCATCGGCGCCGTCCTCACGATGAAGTTCGCAGAGCGGGCCGCCCGCTACTTCGAGTCCGTCGAGGTCGTCGAACTGCACCACCCCAACAAGGTCGACGCCCCCTCGGGCACCGCCACCCGCACCGCGCAGCTGATCGCCGAGGCCCGCCGGAAGGCCGGCCTGGGCGATCAGCCGGACGCCACCACCACGGCCCTGGACGGCGCCCGCGGCGCGGACGTCGACGGCGTCCCGGTGCACGCGGTACGGCTCCGGGGCCTGCTCGCCCACCAGGAGGTGCTGCTCGGAGGCGAGGGCGAGACGCTCACCATCCGCCACGACTCGCTGCACCACAGCAGCTTCATGCCGGGCATCCTGCTCGGCGTCCGCCGTGTGGTGACCACTCCCGGCCTCACGTTCGGCCTGGAGAACTTCCTCGACCTGAACTGA
- a CDS encoding pitrilysin family protein gives MTSRSSVTTARASSKARAVARTQTLLKGSNGIGTVRRTVLPGGLRVVTETLPSVRSATFGIWVNVGSRDETPTLNGATHYLEHLLFKGTARRSALDISAAIDAVGGEMNAFTAKEYTCYYARVLDTDLPLAIDVVCDMLTGSLITPEDVDAERGVILEEIAMTEDDPGDCVHDLFAHTMLGDTPLGRPVLGTVDTINALDRGRIARFYKKHYDPTHLVVAAAGNIDHATVVRQVRKAFERAGALSRTDAVPVAPRAGSRSLRTAGRVELLNRKTEQAHVVLGVPGLARTDDRRWALGVLSTALGGGMSSRLFQEVREKRGLAYSVYSYTSGFADCGLFGVYAGCRPSQVHDVLKICRDELDRVASEGLSDEEIGRAIGQLSGSTVLGLEDTGALMNRIGKSELCWGDQMSVDDMLARMAQVTPDDVREVAGEVLGHRPSLSVIGPLKDKQADRLDEAVS, from the coding sequence GTGACGTCCCGTAGTTCCGTGACGACGGCCCGTGCCTCCTCGAAGGCGCGGGCCGTCGCCCGTACCCAAACGCTTCTCAAGGGCAGCAACGGCATCGGCACGGTTCGCCGCACCGTCCTGCCCGGCGGTCTGCGGGTCGTCACCGAGACCCTGCCCTCCGTACGCTCCGCCACCTTCGGCATCTGGGTCAACGTCGGCTCGCGCGACGAGACCCCGACCCTGAACGGTGCGACGCACTACCTCGAACACCTCCTCTTCAAGGGCACCGCCAGGCGGAGCGCCCTCGACATCTCCGCCGCGATCGACGCGGTCGGCGGCGAGATGAACGCCTTCACGGCGAAGGAGTACACCTGCTACTACGCGCGGGTCCTGGACACCGACCTGCCGCTGGCCATCGACGTCGTCTGCGACATGCTGACCGGCTCGCTGATCACCCCCGAGGACGTGGACGCCGAGCGCGGCGTCATCCTCGAGGAGATCGCGATGACGGAGGACGACCCGGGCGACTGCGTGCACGACCTGTTCGCCCACACCATGCTCGGCGACACCCCCCTCGGCCGCCCCGTCCTCGGCACCGTCGACACCATCAACGCGCTCGACCGCGGCCGGATCGCCCGCTTCTACAAGAAGCACTACGACCCCACCCACCTGGTCGTCGCGGCCGCGGGCAACATCGACCACGCCACGGTCGTGCGCCAGGTCCGCAAGGCGTTCGAGCGGGCGGGCGCGCTGTCTCGCACCGACGCCGTCCCGGTCGCCCCGCGCGCCGGTTCCCGCTCCCTGCGCACCGCGGGCCGGGTGGAGCTGCTGAACCGCAAGACCGAACAGGCCCACGTCGTCCTCGGCGTGCCCGGCCTGGCCCGCACCGACGACCGGCGCTGGGCCCTCGGGGTGCTCAGCACGGCCCTCGGCGGCGGCATGAGCTCCCGCCTCTTCCAGGAGGTACGGGAGAAGCGCGGCCTCGCCTACAGCGTCTACTCGTACACCTCGGGCTTCGCCGACTGCGGCCTGTTCGGCGTGTACGCGGGCTGCCGGCCCAGCCAGGTACACGACGTCCTCAAGATCTGCCGGGACGAACTCGACCGGGTAGCGTCCGAAGGACTGAGCGACGAGGAGATCGGCCGCGCCATCGGGCAGCTCTCCGGCTCCACGGTCCTCGGCCTGGAGGACACCGGAGCGCTGATGAACCGCATCGGCAAGAGCGAACTGTGCTGGGGCGACCAGATGTCGGTCGACGACATGCTGGCCCGGATGGCGCAGGTCACCCCCGATGACGTCCGCGAGGTCGCGGGCGAGGTCCTCGGACACCGCCCCTCGCTCTCCGTCATCGGCCCGCTCAAGGACAAGCAGGCCGACCGCCTCGACGAAGCGGTCTCCTGA
- the rpsO gene encoding 30S ribosomal protein S15, with the protein MPLDAATKKQIMSEFAQKEGDTGSPEVQVAMLSRRISDLTEHLKVHKHDHHSRRGLLILVGQRRRLLQYLAKKDIQRFRALVDRLGIRRGAAGGAK; encoded by the coding sequence GTGCCGCTCGACGCCGCTACGAAGAAGCAGATCATGTCCGAGTTCGCCCAGAAGGAAGGCGACACCGGCTCCCCCGAGGTCCAGGTCGCGATGCTCTCCCGTCGCATCTCGGACCTGACCGAGCACCTCAAGGTCCACAAGCACGACCACCACTCCCGTCGTGGTCTGCTGATCCTGGTCGGCCAGCGTCGCCGCCTGCTGCAGTACCTGGCCAAGAAGGACATCCAGCGCTTCCGTGCCCTGGTCGACCGCCTCGGCATCCGCCGCGGTGCGGCCGGCGGCGCCAAGTAA
- a CDS encoding polyribonucleotide nucleotidyltransferase — protein sequence MENETHYAEAVIDNGTFGTRTIRFETGRLAKQAAGSAVAYLDDDTMVLSATTASKKPKDQLDFFPLTVDVEERQYAAGKIPGSFFRREGRPSEDAILTCRLIDRPLRPSFKKGLRNEIQIVETVMALNPDHLYDVVAINAASCSTQLAGLPFSGPVGGTRVALIKGQWVAFPTHTELEDAVFDMVVAGRVLEDGDVAIMMVEAEATERTIQLVKDGAEAPTEEVVAAGLEAAKPFIKVLCKAQSDLAAKAAKPTGEFPVFLDYQDDVLEALADAITPELAQALTIAGKQERETELDRVKEIAAEKLLPAFEGREKEISAAYRALTKKLVRERVIKDKVRIDGRGVTDIRTLAAEVEAIPRVHGSALFERGETQILGVTTLNMLRMEQQLDTLSPVTRKRYMHNYNFPPYSVGETGRVGSPKRREIGHGALAERAIVPVLPTREEFPYAIRQVSEALGSNGSTSMGSVCASTMSLLNAGVPLKAAVAGIAMGLISQEIDGKTHYVALTDILGAEDAFGDMDFKVAGTKQFVTALQLDTKLDGIPASVLAAALKQARDARLHILDVMNEAIDVPDEMSPNAPRIITVKIPVDKIGEVIGPKGKMINQIQEDTGADITIEDDGTIYIGAADGPAAEAARATINSIANPTMPEVGERYLGTVVKTTTFGAFVSLMPGKDGLLHISQIRKLAGGKRVENVEDVLGVGTKVQVEIAEIDSRGKLSLIPVIEGEEDEKKDDAAK from the coding sequence GTGGAGAACGAGACCCACTACGCCGAGGCCGTCATCGACAACGGGACCTTCGGCACCCGCACCATCCGCTTCGAAACGGGCCGCCTGGCCAAGCAGGCCGCCGGCTCCGCCGTCGCGTACCTGGACGACGACACCATGGTGCTGTCGGCCACCACCGCTTCCAAGAAGCCCAAGGACCAGCTCGACTTCTTCCCCCTCACGGTGGACGTCGAGGAGCGGCAGTACGCCGCCGGCAAGATCCCCGGCTCCTTCTTCCGTCGTGAGGGCCGGCCCTCCGAGGACGCGATCCTCACCTGCCGCCTGATCGACCGCCCGCTGCGCCCCTCCTTCAAGAAGGGCCTGCGCAACGAGATCCAGATCGTCGAGACGGTCATGGCGCTCAACCCCGACCACCTGTACGACGTGGTCGCGATCAACGCCGCCTCCTGCTCCACGCAGCTGGCCGGCCTGCCCTTCTCCGGCCCCGTCGGCGGCACCCGTGTCGCCCTGATCAAGGGCCAGTGGGTCGCCTTCCCGACGCACACCGAGCTCGAGGACGCCGTCTTCGACATGGTCGTCGCCGGTCGCGTCCTGGAGGACGGCGACGTCGCGATCATGATGGTCGAGGCCGAGGCCACCGAGCGGACCATCCAGCTCGTCAAGGACGGCGCCGAGGCCCCGACCGAAGAGGTCGTCGCCGCCGGCCTGGAGGCCGCGAAGCCGTTCATCAAGGTCCTCTGCAAGGCCCAGTCGGACCTCGCCGCCAAGGCCGCCAAGCCCACCGGTGAGTTCCCGGTCTTCCTGGACTACCAGGACGACGTGCTGGAGGCGCTCGCCGACGCCATCACCCCCGAGCTGGCCCAGGCGCTCACCATCGCCGGCAAGCAGGAGCGCGAGACCGAGCTCGACCGCGTCAAGGAGATCGCCGCCGAGAAGCTCCTCCCGGCCTTCGAGGGCCGCGAGAAGGAGATCTCCGCCGCGTACCGCGCGCTGACCAAGAAGCTGGTCCGCGAGCGCGTCATCAAGGACAAGGTCCGCATCGACGGCCGCGGCGTCACGGACATCCGTACGCTCGCCGCCGAGGTCGAGGCCATCCCGCGGGTGCACGGCTCGGCGCTGTTCGAGCGTGGCGAGACCCAGATCCTGGGCGTCACCACCCTCAACATGCTCCGCATGGAGCAGCAGCTGGACACCCTCTCCCCGGTGACCCGCAAGCGCTACATGCACAACTACAACTTCCCGCCGTACTCCGTCGGTGAGACCGGCCGCGTGGGCTCGCCCAAGCGCCGCGAGATCGGCCACGGCGCGCTCGCCGAGCGCGCCATCGTGCCGGTGCTGCCGACGCGCGAGGAGTTCCCCTACGCGATCCGCCAGGTCTCCGAGGCGCTGGGCTCCAACGGCTCGACGTCCATGGGCTCGGTCTGCGCCTCCACCATGTCGCTGCTGAACGCCGGTGTGCCCCTCAAGGCCGCCGTCGCCGGTATCGCCATGGGCCTGATCTCCCAGGAGATCGACGGCAAGACCCACTACGTCGCCCTCACCGACATCCTCGGTGCGGAGGACGCCTTCGGCGACATGGACTTCAAGGTCGCCGGCACCAAGCAGTTCGTCACCGCGCTCCAGCTCGACACCAAGCTCGACGGCATCCCCGCCTCGGTCCTGGCCGCCGCGCTGAAGCAGGCCCGCGACGCCCGCCTCCACATCCTCGACGTGATGAACGAGGCCATCGACGTCCCGGACGAGATGTCCCCGAACGCCCCGCGGATCATCACCGTCAAGATCCCGGTGGACAAGATCGGTGAGGTCATCGGCCCCAAGGGCAAGATGATCAACCAGATCCAGGAGGACACCGGCGCCGACATCACGATCGAGGACGACGGCACCATCTACATCGGTGCCGCCGACGGACCGGCCGCCGAGGCCGCCCGCGCCACGATCAACTCGATCGCCAACCCGACCATGCCCGAGGTCGGCGAGCGCTACCTGGGTACGGTCGTCAAGACCACCACCTTCGGTGCCTTCGTCTCCCTCATGCCGGGCAAGGACGGCCTGCTGCACATCTCGCAGATCCGCAAGCTCGCCGGTGGCAAGCGCGTGGAGAACGTCGAGGACGTGCTCGGTGTCGGCACCAAGGTCCAGGTCGAGATCGCCGAGATCGACTCCCGCGGCAAGCTCTCCCTGATCCCGGTCATCGAGGGTGAAGAGGACGAGAAGAAGGACGACGCCGCCAAGTGA